A section of the Burkholderia mallei ATCC 23344 genome encodes:
- a CDS encoding COG4705 family protein: protein MNKLPAITLAFWVMKICATTLGETGGDLLSMTLDVGYAYSSLILFSFFIVTLAAQLAATRYRPAIYWAVIVATSTAGTTMSDFMDRTLGLGYAAGSGILVAILLSIFAVWRLQGESLAVTEIRTRKVEVLYWIAILFSNTLGTALGDFLADSSGLGFAGGAFLIGGLLAAIVLAAYFTKVSKVFLFWAAFVLTRPFGATVGDLLTKPVAKGGLGFGTVGSSAILAGVLVALVIYAMFAEAKRVKQARAPRMGWKQPALEE, encoded by the coding sequence ATGAACAAACTCCCTGCGATCACGCTCGCGTTCTGGGTCATGAAGATCTGCGCGACGACGCTCGGCGAAACCGGCGGCGATCTGCTGTCGATGACGCTCGACGTCGGCTACGCGTACAGCTCGCTGATCCTGTTCTCGTTTTTCATCGTCACGCTCGCCGCGCAGCTCGCGGCGACGCGCTACCGCCCGGCGATCTACTGGGCGGTCATCGTCGCGACCAGCACGGCCGGCACGACGATGTCCGATTTCATGGACCGCACGCTCGGCCTCGGCTATGCGGCGGGCTCCGGCATTCTCGTCGCGATCCTGCTGTCGATCTTCGCGGTGTGGCGCCTGCAGGGCGAATCGCTCGCGGTGACGGAAATCCGCACGCGCAAGGTCGAGGTGCTCTACTGGATCGCGATTCTTTTCTCGAACACGCTCGGCACCGCGCTCGGCGATTTCCTTGCCGACAGCTCGGGCCTCGGCTTCGCGGGCGGCGCGTTCCTGATCGGCGGTTTGCTCGCGGCGATCGTGCTCGCTGCGTACTTCACGAAGGTATCGAAGGTGTTCCTGTTCTGGGCGGCGTTCGTGCTCACGCGTCCGTTCGGCGCGACGGTGGGCGACTTGCTGACGAAGCCCGTCGCGAAGGGCGGGTTGGGGTTCGGTACGGTCGGTTCGTCGGCGATTCTCGCGGGCGTGCTGGTCGCGCTCGTGATCTATGCGATGTTTGCCGAGGCGAAACGGGTGAAGCAGGCGCGTGCGCCGAGAATGGGCTGGAAGCAGCCGGCGCTCGAGGAGTGA
- a CDS encoding IS3-like element IS407 family transposase (programmed frameshift), producing the protein MKKRFTEQQIIGFLKEAEAGMPVKELCRKHGFSDASFYTWRAKFGGMEVSEARRLKGLEVENARLKKLLAEAMLDMEALKVVVKGKPLSPQAKREAVLAIREKVNISERRACRLVGLSRSVLHYDAKPDHENEVLAARLVKLAHERRRFGYRRLHALVEREGTHANHKRIYRLYREAGLAVRRRRKRHGVMIEREQLALPGAPNEVWSIDFVMDALSNGRRVKCLTVVDDFTKEAVDIVVDHGISGLYVARALDRAARFRGYPKAVRTDQGPEFTSRALDQWAYANGVTLKLIQAGKPTQNAYIESFNGKFRDECLNEHWFTTLAHARAVIAAWRQDYNEQRPHSALNYLAPSEFAAKHRATADAPAAFQELV; encoded by the exons ATGAAGAAGCGCTTTACGGAACAGCAAATCATCGGGTTTCTGAAGGAAGCCGAGGCCGGTATGCCGGTCAAGGAACTGTGCAGGAAGCATGGGTTCAGTGACGCGTCGTTCTACACCTGGCGCGCGAAGTTCGGCGGCATGGAAGTCTCGGAAGCCCGCCGGCTCAAGGGCCTCGAGGTGGAGAATGCCCGACTGAAGAAACTGCTGGCCGAAGCAATGCTCGATATGGAAGCGTTGAAGGTTGTCGTCAAGGGAAAGC CCCTGAGCCCGCAAGCCAAACGCGAAGCAGTGTTGGCGATTCGGGAGAAGGTCAACATCTCCGAGCGCCGCGCCTGCCGGCTTGTCGGGCTTTCTCGCAGCGTGCTGCATTACGACGCGAAGCCGGACCACGAGAATGAGGTGCTCGCGGCGCGTCTGGTGAAGTTGGCGCACGAACGTCGTCGATTCGGCTACCGCCGACTGCACGCCCTGGTGGAACGCGAAGGCACGCACGCCAATCACAAGCGCATCTATCGCCTGTACCGTGAGGCAGGGCTGGCTGTGCGGCGCCGTCGCAAGCGCCACGGCGTCATGATTGAGCGCGAGCAACTGGCATTGCCGGGCGCACCCAACGAGGTATGGTCAATCGATTTCGTGATGGATGCGCTTTCCAACGGCCGGCGCGTGAAGTGCCTGACCGTCGTCGACGATTTCACGAAAGAGGCTGTCGACATCGTCGTCGACCATGGCATCTCAGGTTTGTATGTCGCTCGGGCATTGGACCGTGCAGCTCGCTTCCGTGGCTATCCCAAGGCGGTGCGAACAGACCAGGGACCCGAATTTACGAGCCGCGCGCTTGACCAGTGGGCGTATGCGAACGGCGTCACGCTGAAGTTGATTCAGGCGGGCAAGCCCACGCAGAATGCGTACATCGAATCGTTCAACGGCAAGTTCCGCGACGAATGCCTTAACGAGCACTGGTTCACGACGCTCGCGCACGCTCGGGCAGTCATCGCGGCATGGCGTCAGGACTACAACGAGCAAAGGCCGCACAGCGCACTGAACTACCTTGCGCCGTCAGAGTTTGCGGCGAAACATCGGGCAACCGCGGACGCTCCTGCCGCTTTCCAGGAGTTGGTTTAA